From a single Planctellipticum variicoloris genomic region:
- a CDS encoding alkaline phosphatase family protein produces MEMWSPTQWLAPSDGLLAYIGPGAGFAVAGSFLTVFLAIVSALLMILLWPARKLIRMLFQKRPPGQRRFRRVVILGLDGLDHGLTQKLLDEGKLPNLAALQQSGSFESLASTLPPISPVAWSTFQTGVNPGKHNIFDFLTPDERTYQPKLSSVEIREGSRSVGFGPFRLKLRAPDVRMLRKSRPFWGILSDYGIFNCIIRVPITFPPEKLHGVQLSAMCVPDLRGTQGTFSQYASRAREDGVKTGGEVHHIRVDGNRVDGELLGPPHPTQADRGPLKLPFTVRIDGVETATLTIGGSKYRLQRGEYTDWIPVRFRAGWGASICGVCRFMLLSTAPQFDLYVTPINIDPENPAMAIGYPAVYPIYLAKRQGPYATLGLAEDTWGLSEEVLEDEHFLRQCTDIDREREEMFFDGLDKVSSGLCVCVFDGTDRMQHMFWRYHDEAHPARPLHVPEKFQNAIEDLYVRMDHLVGRTMQRCNDDGTLLMVLSDHGFNTFRRGVDLNRWLEENGYLVVNDAERGKDYLAGVDWPRTRAFAIGLTGIFVNLRGKFEQGIVEPGDDAQALRDEIASRLGQLVDPQTDSPAIKRVYQAVKAYRGPYKENAPDLIVGYASGYRVSWDAAVGRTSRHVFHDNTKAWSGDHCVDPSVVPGVLFCNHEITSATPRLLDLAPTVLELFGCPIPEYMDGKPIAVGEKRPASDATESPSTAKEVQVA; encoded by the coding sequence ATGGAGATGTGGAGTCCTACTCAGTGGCTGGCGCCGTCTGACGGACTCCTTGCTTACATCGGTCCGGGCGCCGGCTTTGCCGTGGCGGGATCGTTTCTGACCGTCTTCCTGGCAATTGTCTCCGCGCTGCTGATGATCCTGCTCTGGCCCGCCCGCAAGTTGATCCGCATGCTGTTCCAGAAACGTCCGCCGGGACAGCGACGTTTCCGGCGGGTTGTCATTCTCGGGCTGGACGGCCTCGATCATGGTTTGACGCAAAAACTGCTCGACGAAGGCAAACTCCCCAACCTTGCGGCGCTGCAGCAGAGCGGCAGCTTCGAATCGCTGGCCAGTACGCTGCCGCCGATCTCCCCGGTCGCCTGGTCCACATTTCAGACCGGGGTCAACCCCGGCAAACACAACATCTTTGACTTCCTGACGCCGGACGAGCGAACGTATCAGCCCAAGTTGAGTTCGGTCGAGATTCGCGAAGGGAGCCGGTCCGTCGGATTCGGTCCGTTCCGGCTGAAGCTCCGCGCTCCCGACGTCCGCATGCTCCGCAAGAGCCGGCCGTTCTGGGGCATCCTCAGCGACTACGGCATCTTCAACTGCATCATTCGCGTGCCGATCACCTTTCCGCCGGAGAAACTCCACGGCGTTCAGCTCTCGGCGATGTGCGTGCCGGATCTGCGCGGCACGCAGGGGACGTTTTCGCAATACGCGTCGCGTGCCCGCGAGGACGGCGTCAAGACCGGCGGCGAAGTGCATCATATCCGCGTCGACGGCAATCGCGTCGATGGCGAACTGCTGGGTCCGCCCCATCCAACGCAGGCCGACCGGGGACCGCTGAAACTGCCGTTCACGGTCCGGATCGACGGAGTCGAGACGGCCACGCTGACGATCGGCGGCTCGAAGTACCGGCTGCAGCGCGGCGAATACACCGACTGGATCCCGGTTCGCTTCCGGGCCGGGTGGGGCGCCTCGATCTGCGGGGTCTGCCGGTTCATGCTGCTCAGTACGGCGCCCCAGTTCGATTTGTATGTCACGCCGATCAATATCGACCCGGAAAACCCGGCGATGGCGATCGGCTATCCTGCTGTTTATCCCATCTATCTCGCGAAGCGGCAGGGACCGTATGCAACTCTGGGACTCGCCGAAGACACCTGGGGGCTCAGCGAGGAAGTGCTCGAAGACGAACACTTTCTTCGTCAATGCACCGATATCGACCGCGAACGGGAAGAGATGTTCTTCGACGGTCTCGACAAGGTGTCCAGCGGGCTGTGCGTCTGCGTGTTCGACGGCACCGATCGCATGCAGCACATGTTCTGGCGGTACCACGACGAAGCTCATCCGGCCCGTCCCCTTCACGTTCCGGAGAAGTTCCAGAACGCGATCGAGGACCTTTACGTGCGGATGGATCACCTCGTCGGCCGGACAATGCAGCGCTGTAACGACGACGGGACGTTGCTGATGGTCCTGTCCGACCACGGCTTCAACACGTTCCGCCGGGGCGTCGACCTCAATCGCTGGCTGGAGGAGAACGGGTACCTCGTGGTCAATGACGCAGAGCGGGGGAAGGACTACCTCGCCGGCGTCGACTGGCCCCGGACGCGCGCCTTCGCGATTGGCCTGACAGGCATTTTTGTAAATCTGCGCGGGAAGTTCGAACAGGGGATCGTTGAGCCGGGCGACGACGCCCAGGCGCTCCGAGACGAAATCGCCAGCCGCCTCGGACAGCTCGTCGATCCGCAAACGGACTCCCCCGCCATCAAGCGGGTCTATCAGGCCGTCAAAGCCTATCGCGGACCGTACAAGGAAAACGCGCCGGATCTGATTGTCGGCTACGCCAGCGGCTATCGCGTTTCGTGGGACGCCGCCGTCGGCCGGACCAGCCGGCACGTCTTTCACGACAATACGAAGGCCTGGAGCGGCGATCATTGCGTCGATCCCTCCGTGGTGCCGGGCGTGCTGTTCTGCAATCACGAAATCACCTCGGCGACGCCGCGGCTGCTTGATCTGGCTCCCACGGTCCTTGAACTCTTTGGCTGCCCGATCCCCGAATACATGGACGGCAAGCCGATCGCCGTCGGCGAAAAACGACCGGCATCGGACGCAACGGAATCGCCATCGACCGCCAAGGAGGTGCAAGTGGCATGA
- a CDS encoding alkaline phosphatase family protein: protein MTEPASSPRVNRRAALKGAAAVAGAGTLAAASYWIGSVNRVSRSLGKKVIVIGIDGMDPRLCRSMMAAGQLPNMTKMAAAGGFSSLGTSIPPQSPVAWANFINGAGPGSHGIFDFIHRHPHEQCAPFFSAAETLPGEGFLELGEHQLQLDFWPFNHHPPETVLRRQGVPFWDYLDAQKITSVFYDLPSNYPPSPSQYGHHRCISGMGTPDMLGTYGTYQYFSEDSPSAGLDEGGGRRSRLKFEGDSARASLVGPDNSLLKNPTPITVDFEVHRDRASNAALLEVQGQKIVLKPGQWSRWTRLDFALSTPFPIPTQHAGGICRFLLQEVAPNFRLYVTPINVDPSHPAVPVSEPASFIEDVSRDLGLFYTTGFQEDHKARSNGVFNDDEFRRQATLVLEERLNLFDYAVQNYEDGLLFFYFSSSDLQSHMFWWNPEENPKHPSRSTPEALSRYQYVKDLYRRLDGIIGDIHDRYGGKATVFVMSDHGFANFGRQFNVNSWLRDFGYLNPRECTSILTDVDWSRTRAYGLGINGLYLNLKGRERDGVVEPGEEQERLTKQLIARLRAVRDFNGEKVIRNVYRASEIYSGNATALAPDLIIGYARGYRASWETCLGELTPDVLLDNTAAWSADHCADALEVPGILCCNKPLASSDPSLVDIAPSILNEFGLPTPATMTGRSLFQT, encoded by the coding sequence ATGACTGAGCCCGCATCCTCCCCCCGAGTCAATCGCCGGGCGGCCCTGAAGGGGGCTGCCGCCGTGGCCGGCGCCGGGACGCTCGCCGCCGCGTCGTACTGGATCGGCAGCGTCAATCGGGTCTCGCGCAGCCTCGGAAAGAAGGTGATCGTCATCGGCATCGACGGCATGGACCCCCGTCTCTGCCGCAGCATGATGGCGGCCGGGCAATTGCCGAACATGACGAAGATGGCGGCCGCTGGCGGTTTCAGCAGCCTGGGGACCAGCATTCCGCCGCAAAGCCCCGTCGCCTGGGCGAACTTTATCAACGGCGCCGGGCCCGGGTCGCACGGCATTTTCGACTTCATTCACCGGCATCCGCACGAGCAGTGCGCCCCGTTCTTCTCGGCCGCCGAGACGCTGCCCGGCGAAGGCTTCCTCGAACTGGGCGAGCACCAGCTTCAGCTCGATTTCTGGCCGTTCAATCACCATCCGCCGGAGACCGTGCTGCGCCGGCAGGGCGTGCCCTTCTGGGACTACCTCGACGCACAAAAAATTACGTCTGTGTTTTACGATCTGCCGTCGAACTATCCCCCCAGCCCCTCGCAGTATGGCCATCATCGCTGCATCAGCGGCATGGGAACCCCGGACATGCTGGGAACCTACGGAACCTATCAGTACTTCAGCGAAGATTCGCCCAGCGCCGGGTTGGATGAAGGGGGCGGGCGGCGCTCGCGACTCAAATTTGAAGGCGATTCCGCGCGGGCGAGCCTCGTCGGCCCCGACAACAGCCTGTTGAAGAATCCGACGCCGATCACTGTCGACTTCGAAGTCCATCGCGATCGCGCCTCGAACGCGGCGCTGCTGGAGGTTCAGGGCCAGAAGATCGTGCTGAAGCCGGGCCAGTGGAGTCGCTGGACCCGCCTGGACTTCGCCCTGTCGACGCCCTTCCCGATCCCTACCCAGCACGCTGGCGGCATCTGCCGGTTCCTGCTGCAGGAAGTCGCCCCCAACTTCCGGCTTTATGTCACGCCGATCAACGTCGACCCCTCGCACCCCGCCGTTCCCGTGTCGGAACCGGCCAGCTTCATCGAAGACGTCTCCCGCGATCTGGGACTGTTCTACACGACCGGATTCCAGGAGGACCACAAAGCCCGGTCCAACGGCGTGTTCAACGACGACGAGTTCCGCCGCCAGGCGACGCTGGTGCTGGAAGAGCGGCTCAATCTCTTCGACTACGCCGTTCAAAATTACGAAGACGGCCTCCTGTTCTTCTACTTCTCCAGCAGCGACCTGCAGTCGCATATGTTCTGGTGGAATCCCGAGGAGAACCCGAAGCATCCGTCCCGTTCGACCCCGGAAGCGCTCAGCCGCTACCAGTATGTCAAGGATCTCTATCGGCGGCTCGACGGCATCATCGGCGATATCCACGACCGCTACGGCGGCAAGGCGACCGTGTTCGTCATGAGCGATCACGGGTTCGCCAACTTCGGCAGGCAGTTCAACGTGAATTCCTGGCTGCGCGACTTCGGCTACCTGAACCCCCGCGAATGCACCTCAATTCTGACCGACGTCGACTGGTCGCGCACGCGCGCCTACGGACTGGGAATCAACGGCCTGTATTTGAATCTGAAGGGCCGGGAACGGGACGGCGTCGTCGAACCGGGCGAAGAGCAGGAGCGATTGACGAAGCAACTGATCGCCCGGCTGCGGGCGGTCCGCGACTTCAACGGAGAGAAGGTGATCCGCAATGTCTATCGCGCGAGCGAAATCTACTCGGGCAACGCGACCGCGCTGGCGCCCGATCTGATCATCGGTTATGCGCGCGGCTACCGGGCGTCGTGGGAAACGTGCCTCGGCGAACTGACCCCCGACGTGCTGCTCGACAACACCGCGGCCTGGAGCGCCGACCACTGCGCCGACGCGCTGGAAGTCCCCGGCATCCTCTGCTGCAATAAGCCGCTGGCCTCCTCGGACCCGTCGCTGGTGGACATCGCGCCGTCGATCTTGAACGAGTTCGGCCTGCCAACCCCTGCCACGATGACCGGTCGCAGCCTGTTTCAGACTTGA
- a CDS encoding sulfotransferase domain-containing protein has product MSLDSEIIIVSGLPRSGTSLMMQMLHRGGLPVVTDEIRTADTDNPRGYFEFERVKQTKVDPSWLPAARGKVVKMVSSLLYDLPSTEQYRIVFMERELDEVLESQEKMLRRLNRPAAPADSMRKSFNIHLERLTRWLPQQRHMQVLSVSYNRVLSDTETEVRRVAEFLDGRPSTEQMLQAIDPALYRNRSTNESLTGKTEN; this is encoded by the coding sequence ATGTCGCTGGACTCCGAAATCATCATCGTTTCCGGGCTGCCCCGTTCGGGGACGTCACTGATGATGCAGATGCTGCATCGCGGCGGCCTCCCCGTCGTCACTGACGAAATCCGCACCGCCGACACCGACAACCCGCGCGGCTATTTTGAGTTCGAACGGGTGAAACAAACGAAGGTCGATCCCTCGTGGCTCCCCGCTGCGCGGGGCAAGGTCGTGAAGATGGTCTCTTCGCTGCTGTACGACCTTCCGTCGACGGAGCAGTATCGAATCGTCTTCATGGAACGGGAACTGGACGAAGTGCTGGAGTCGCAGGAGAAGATGCTGCGGCGGCTCAATCGTCCCGCGGCGCCGGCGGACTCGATGCGGAAATCGTTCAACATCCATCTGGAACGCCTCACCCGCTGGCTACCCCAGCAACGTCACATGCAGGTCCTCAGCGTCAGCTACAATCGTGTGCTGAGCGATACAGAGACGGAGGTCCGTCGCGTCGCCGAGTTTCTCGACGGCCGCCCGTCAACCGAGCAGATGCTGCAGGCGATCGACCCGGCCCTGTACCGGAATCGCAGCACGAACGAGAGTCTCACGGGCAAGACTGAAAACTGA
- a CDS encoding low affinity iron permease family protein: MAKRASQVAGSPLAFACAAGVIVLWLATEPFLGFSDTWQLIINTSTTIVTFLMVFVIQTSQNQDTIAIQLKLDELICIHKHASNSFIDLEELGEAELSKIRKRYEALADDARNRGEGADSAFPPG, encoded by the coding sequence ATTGCCAAACGAGCATCGCAGGTTGCAGGATCACCGCTGGCGTTCGCCTGTGCGGCCGGAGTCATCGTCCTCTGGCTCGCAACGGAACCGTTCCTGGGTTTCAGCGATACCTGGCAACTGATCATCAACACCAGCACGACGATCGTGACGTTTCTGATGGTCTTCGTGATCCAGACTTCGCAGAACCAGGATACGATCGCGATCCAGTTAAAACTGGACGAGTTGATCTGCATTCACAAGCATGCCAGCAATTCGTTCATTGATCTGGAGGAGCTCGGCGAAGCCGAACTGTCCAAGATCCGCAAGCGGTACGAGGCGCTGGCAGACGATGCTCGCAATCGCGGCGAAGGCGCCGACTCAGCCTTCCCCCCCGGATGA
- a CDS encoding DUF1559 domain-containing protein: MRRAGFTLIELLVVIAIIAILIALLLPAVQQAREAARATQCRNNLKQMGLAMHNYNDVYGRFPISQSWSSLGPQYAISACWARSLLPYVDQAGAFNQYNSSLSHLDPANRPIVGLSLPLFKCPSSPAQPVVEMTVDTAAFNWIGATNGEVIKVGINEYACSSNTAVNGVSTVGLMPYNGFSTKISEVTDGLSNTLLVTEIAGGGVVYRADRQVLSTNTSLHWRIWAGFSRLSMRGYSYDGLVQHGGNCVVNCNSDGANLYSFHPGGAFALLGDGSVRFIGQNIDLTTMVRVVTRDDGQPVGEF, from the coding sequence ATGCGTCGCGCCGGTTTCACACTGATTGAGCTTCTGGTCGTGATTGCGATTATTGCGATTCTGATTGCGCTGCTGCTTCCCGCGGTGCAACAGGCCCGCGAGGCGGCGCGCGCCACGCAGTGTCGCAACAATCTCAAACAGATGGGACTGGCGATGCACAACTACAACGACGTCTACGGTCGTTTTCCGATCAGCCAGAGCTGGTCGAGCCTGGGGCCGCAGTATGCGATCTCGGCCTGCTGGGCTCGGAGCCTATTGCCGTACGTCGATCAGGCGGGCGCCTTCAACCAGTACAATTCTTCGCTGAGCCATCTCGATCCCGCGAATCGACCGATCGTCGGCCTTTCGCTGCCGCTGTTCAAATGCCCGTCGTCGCCTGCGCAACCCGTGGTGGAAATGACCGTCGATACGGCGGCCTTCAACTGGATCGGAGCCACGAACGGCGAGGTGATCAAGGTCGGCATCAACGAATACGCGTGCTCGTCCAACACGGCGGTCAATGGCGTGTCGACGGTGGGGCTGATGCCCTACAACGGCTTCTCGACCAAGATTTCCGAGGTCACGGACGGCCTGAGCAACACGCTGCTCGTGACCGAGATTGCGGGAGGGGGCGTGGTGTATCGCGCAGACCGTCAGGTCCTCTCCACGAACACCAGCTTGCACTGGCGGATCTGGGCGGGATTCAGCCGTCTTTCGATGCGGGGCTACAGCTATGACGGGCTGGTGCAGCATGGCGGCAATTGCGTCGTCAACTGCAACAGCGACGGCGCCAATCTTTACAGTTTTCATCCTGGCGGGGCCTTCGCACTGCTGGGGGACGGTTCGGTCCGATTTATCGGACAGAACATCGACCTGACCACGATGGTTCGCGTCGTCACCCGGGACGACGGTCAGCCCGTGGGCGAATTCTGA
- a CDS encoding PepSY-associated TM helix domain-containing protein produces MNVERLRRYNYRQLFWKWHKYAGLLGGPLLMLIAVTGSILVFAPEIDHWLRPDLWTLPPTSSESALAPVTEQSLIDGVRRAYPTETLVLYRQNRKGGEPHQYWFSATGRGGFRHVWVNPRTGEIVGERMWESSFLRIVEQLHRRLLSGETGSSIIELITGWGIVLTLTGCFLWWPKTIKTLWHGLTLSLRGSAYKVNWRLHNTVGAWVSLFVLLMCLTGMVFSTYSGKLYFTLMNATGGSSRSESERPRSVPMEGRGTIGMDEVLAVVRRDVADDAPLSVTLPRGPTDCITVTANQEARPLWSNRGGYRSWTFDQYSGALLSSATWDDLHPMMKFARLSLTIHYGSIFGLPTKVIALLACLGVPLLSITGYLIWWWKRRGKQKIANRPLATAASRTERDSEPISKWLVASLIVVSVMFPTIGVSFVALAMFEGLVAVWRSGRGRREESNGSKSDAAEIADVQSQPV; encoded by the coding sequence ATGAATGTCGAACGCCTCCGTCGGTACAACTACCGGCAACTGTTCTGGAAATGGCACAAATACGCGGGCCTGCTGGGTGGGCCGCTGCTGATGCTGATCGCCGTCACCGGATCGATCCTGGTCTTTGCGCCGGAGATCGATCACTGGCTGCGGCCCGATCTCTGGACGCTGCCGCCGACTTCTTCGGAGTCCGCGCTTGCGCCGGTGACGGAACAGTCGCTGATCGATGGAGTCCGGCGCGCCTATCCGACGGAGACGCTGGTGCTGTATCGACAGAACCGGAAGGGCGGCGAACCGCATCAGTACTGGTTCTCGGCGACCGGAAGGGGGGGATTCCGTCACGTGTGGGTCAACCCCCGGACCGGCGAGATTGTCGGCGAGCGGATGTGGGAGTCGTCGTTCCTGCGAATCGTCGAGCAACTGCATCGGCGGCTGCTGTCGGGAGAGACAGGGAGCTCGATCATCGAGCTGATTACGGGCTGGGGAATCGTGCTGACGCTGACCGGCTGTTTCCTGTGGTGGCCGAAGACAATCAAGACGCTGTGGCACGGTTTGACGTTGTCGTTGCGCGGATCGGCGTACAAGGTGAACTGGCGCCTTCACAACACCGTCGGGGCGTGGGTTTCGCTGTTCGTGCTGCTCATGTGCCTGACGGGGATGGTGTTCTCGACGTACTCCGGAAAGCTCTACTTTACGCTGATGAACGCCACCGGCGGCAGCAGCCGGTCGGAATCTGAAAGACCCCGATCCGTTCCGATGGAGGGCCGGGGAACCATCGGCATGGACGAGGTGCTGGCGGTCGTGCGGCGCGATGTCGCCGACGACGCGCCGCTGAGCGTCACCTTGCCGCGGGGTCCGACCGACTGCATCACGGTGACCGCCAATCAAGAAGCGCGTCCGCTGTGGTCGAACCGGGGAGGTTACCGGTCCTGGACCTTCGACCAATACTCGGGTGCGCTGCTGTCGAGTGCAACCTGGGACGATCTGCATCCGATGATGAAGTTCGCGCGGCTGAGTCTGACGATCCACTATGGGTCCATCTTCGGGTTGCCGACGAAGGTCATCGCACTGCTGGCGTGCCTGGGGGTGCCGTTGCTGTCCATCACGGGATACCTGATCTGGTGGTGGAAACGGCGGGGCAAGCAGAAGATCGCGAATCGCCCGCTGGCGACGGCGGCGTCACGAACTGAACGCGACTCCGAGCCGATCTCGAAGTGGCTCGTGGCGTCGCTGATTGTCGTGTCGGTCATGTTCCCCACGATCGGCGTGTCCTTTGTCGCGCTCGCCATGTTCGAAGGCCTGGTTGCCGTCTGGCGCAGTGGCCGCGGCAGACGGGAAGAGTCCAACGGATCTAAATCCGACGCCGCGGAAATAGCCGATGTTCAGAGCCAGCCCGTGTGA
- a CDS encoding formylglycine-generating enzyme family protein gives MQNRSRSSWYALTIIMIGAASASGGEPKQGDAIRADLGGEIVLESVYIPPGEFLMGSTPEEKLWATGIEGGAQAGTERESYEGEQPRKMRVKDGFWMGRTEVTVGQFRRFVDETRYVTDAERPGGHTQCFNPKWTSYNLTTKVTHPWEPMTGKSWRDPNFQFPLRDDFPVVCVSWADGRAFAAWLTKHERAAGRLPEGLEYRLPTETEWEYACRGGSKESQYFWWGNELSEGEGRFNISAVDFLPDRKQKWPLSSAPWSDGFSFVSPVDHYKERGRNGFGVADMCGGVWEVILDHFDPKGGHEELYTVKENPRPVCRGGNYFDVPGNARCAVRLGLAGPHYSDSRDGFRICLAPPRDHK, from the coding sequence ATGCAGAACCGCAGTCGGTCGAGTTGGTACGCTCTAACGATCATCATGATCGGAGCCGCTTCGGCAAGCGGCGGCGAGCCCAAACAGGGCGATGCGATCCGGGCCGACCTGGGCGGCGAGATCGTGCTGGAATCGGTCTACATCCCGCCCGGCGAGTTCCTGATGGGGAGCACGCCGGAGGAGAAACTGTGGGCCACGGGGATCGAGGGGGGCGCTCAGGCGGGGACGGAACGCGAATCGTATGAAGGCGAGCAACCGCGGAAGATGCGCGTGAAGGACGGATTCTGGATGGGGCGCACAGAGGTGACCGTCGGGCAGTTTCGGCGCTTCGTCGACGAGACCCGATACGTCACCGATGCGGAACGGCCCGGCGGTCATACGCAGTGCTTCAATCCGAAATGGACCAGCTACAACCTGACGACCAAAGTGACTCATCCCTGGGAGCCGATGACGGGCAAGAGCTGGCGCGATCCGAACTTTCAATTCCCCCTGCGCGACGATTTTCCCGTCGTGTGCGTGAGTTGGGCCGACGGGCGGGCGTTTGCCGCGTGGCTCACCAAACACGAACGCGCGGCGGGACGCCTGCCGGAGGGCCTGGAGTACCGCCTGCCCACGGAAACGGAGTGGGAGTATGCCTGCCGCGGCGGCAGCAAGGAGAGCCAGTATTTCTGGTGGGGGAACGAACTGAGCGAAGGCGAAGGACGATTCAATATTTCGGCGGTCGATTTCCTGCCCGACCGGAAACAGAAATGGCCGCTGTCCAGCGCCCCCTGGAGCGACGGGTTTTCCTTTGTGTCACCGGTGGATCATTACAAAGAACGAGGCCGCAATGGTTTCGGCGTCGCCGACATGTGCGGCGGAGTCTGGGAAGTCATCCTCGACCATTTTGATCCCAAGGGAGGCCACGAAGAGCTGTACACGGTCAAAGAGAATCCGCGCCCGGTCTGTCGGGGGGGGAACTACTTCGACGTTCCCGGCAATGCCCGCTGCGCGGTTCGCCTGGGACTTGCCGGTCCCCACTATTCCGACTCCCGGGATGGCTTCCGCATCTGCCTGGCGCCACCGCGCGATCACAAGTGA